From one Rosa rugosa chromosome 4, drRosRugo1.1, whole genome shotgun sequence genomic stretch:
- the LOC133745225 gene encoding chitinase 10-like translates to MATVLLLSSAFFFFFLTTIFLFSISPWEVEAHPVSTLINKKLYNNLFLHKDDTACPANDFYTYRSFIEATKYFPRFGTTGSLATRKREIAAFLAQISHETTGGWATAPDGPYSWGLCFKEEVNPGSNYCDSTNKEWPCYPGKSYKGRGPIQLSWNYNYGQAGKALRFDGLKNPEVVANSSLIAFKTAIWFWMTEQKPKPSCHDVMVGRYVLTQADMAANRTVGFGMVTNIINGGLECGIGSDARVNDRIGYFKRYASLFGVQTGPNLDCENQKSF, encoded by the exons ATGGCTACGGTCTTGCTGTTATCTtcagccttcttcttcttcttcctcactaccatctttcttttctccatCTCACCATGGGAAGTTGAGGCTCATCCAGTATCTACTTTGATCAACAAAAAGCTTTACAACAACTTGTTTCTACACAAGGACGACACAGCATGCCCTGCAAATGATTTCTACACCTATCGCTCCTTCATCGAGGCAACCAAATACTTTCCGAGATTCGGCACCACCGGAAGTCTAGCCACTCGAAAGCGTGAAATTGCAGCATTTCTTGCTCAGATCTCTCACGAGACCACAGGCGGGTGGGCTACAGCGCCCGACGGACCATACTCTTGGGGTTTGTGCTTTAAAGAGGAAGTCAATCCGGGAAGCAACTATTGCGACAGCACCAACAAGGAGTGGCCATGCTATCCTGGAAAATCTTACAAAGGAAGAGGACCAATTCAACTATCTTG GAACTATAATTATGGTCAGGCAGGCAAGGCATTAAGGTTTGATGGACTAAAAAATCCAGAAGTAGTAGCAAACAGTTCCTTAATAGCTTTCAAAACAGCTATATGGTTCTGGATGACTGAGCAAAAGCCAAAGCCCTCTTGTCACGATGTCATGGTGGGTCGATATGTGCTCACGCAAGCTGACATGGCTGCTAATAGGACTGTCGGATTCGGGATGGTGACGAACATCATCAACGGTGGACTTGAGTGTGGAATAGGCAGCGATGCACGAGTGAATGATCGAATTGGTTATTTCAAAAGATATGCTAGTCTGTTTGGTGTTCAAACAGGACCAAATTTAGACTGTGAAAATCAAAAGTCATTTTAA